A window of Ignatzschineria indica genomic DNA:
AATGGAGTTGCGCCGAGTAGTATGGCCGACGATGGATGAGACTCGTAAAATGACACTTCTTGTGATTGTTGTCATGGTCGTGACGCTGCTCTTTTTGATGTTTGTTGACTTTATTATTAAGAACATCATCTCATTTATATTGTCATTTTCGTAGGAGAGAAAGATGCATTGGTATGTGATACAAGCTTATTCTGGGTACGAAGGGCAGGTAGTTCGTGCATTACATGAATATATTGCAAGAGAAGGACTTGAATCTAAGTTTGGTGAGATTTTAGTGCCGACTGAAGAAGTAGTAGAAGTTAAAGATGGTAAGCGTCGTAAGAGTGAGCGTAAATTCTTTCCGGGCTATGTTTTGGTTCAAGCGGATATGGATGAAGAAGTTTGGCACTTAGTTAATAGCGTTCCACGAGTGATTGGATTTGTTGGTGGTAAGAGTGATCGTCCAAGTCCTATCTCTGAGCGTGAAGCAAATCAGATCTTAAATCGTATTGCGCAAGCAGAAGAAGGACCTAGATTGAAGGTACTTTACGAAATTGGGGAAGAGGTTCGCGTTATTGATGGTCCATTTAATGAGTTTAATGGTACTGTTACTGAGGTTGATTCAGAGAAGGGACGAATTAAAGTCTCTGTAATGATTTTTGGTCGCGCAACCCCTGTTGATTTAGAATTTAGTCAGGTTGAGAAGTTGTAGTTCAATATCTCATCGCTGAAAAGTGAGTAATCAAGGAGAGTGTTGAAATCAAGGTGTTAATAGTAATTTTAATTTCTTGATTTTAACGCTCTCTTCTGTTTTTTATGGGTGTTTTGAGGTTTGTTTTATTCACCTCTATTTTGAATAAATAGTTGTAGTGCCTGATAAAGAATGGTACAATACCGAGTCTTTTAAAACTTGGGGAGCTGAAAAGCGTTTAACCCATACAATTAGGAGTATCGCCAAATGGCAAAGAAAGTAATGTCTTATATCAACCTGCAAGTAGCAGCAGGTAAAGCGAATCCATCGCCACCAATCGGTCCGGCGTTAGGTCAACATGGTGTGAATATCATGGAATTCTGTAAAGCGTTTAACGCAGCAACACAACAGATGGAACCTGGTATGCCAATTCCAGTTGTGATTACAGTCTATAATGACCGTTCATTCACATTTATCACTAAGACTCCACCAGCAGCATATCTTTTAAAGAAAGCGGCAGGTATCAAATCAGGTAGTCCAAAACCAAATACACAAAAAGTTGGTAAAGTGACTCGTGCGCAATTAGAAGAGATTGCGAAGACTAAAGAGCCAGATTTAACTTCAGCTGACTTAGATGCTGCAGTAAGAATCATTGCAGGAAGTGCACGCTCAATGGGTATCGAAGTGGAGGGTGTGTAATATGGCTAAGTTAACTAAGAAAAGAAAAGCTATTTTAGAATTAATCGATTCAGAAAAAGTATATTCTTTAGAAGAAGCGGTTGAGACACTTAAAAAAGTTCCTGCGGCAAAATTTGAAGAATCATTCGAAGTTGCTATTAACTTAGGTGTTGATCCACGTAAATCAGACCAAGTTGTTCGTGGCGCGACAGTTATGCCAAACGGAACGGGTAAAGATGTTCGTGTTGCTGTGTTTGCACAAGGTGCAAATGCTGAAGCGGCTAAAGAAGCAGGTGCGGACGTTGTTGGATTTGAAGATCTCGCAGAGAGCATGAA
This region includes:
- the nusG gene encoding transcription termination/antitermination protein NusG; the protein is MHWYVIQAYSGYEGQVVRALHEYIAREGLESKFGEILVPTEEVVEVKDGKRRKSERKFFPGYVLVQADMDEEVWHLVNSVPRVIGFVGGKSDRPSPISEREANQILNRIAQAEEGPRLKVLYEIGEEVRVIDGPFNEFNGTVTEVDSEKGRIKVSVMIFGRATPVDLEFSQVEKL
- the rplK gene encoding 50S ribosomal protein L11, which gives rise to MAKKVMSYINLQVAAGKANPSPPIGPALGQHGVNIMEFCKAFNAATQQMEPGMPIPVVITVYNDRSFTFITKTPPAAYLLKKAAGIKSGSPKPNTQKVGKVTRAQLEEIAKTKEPDLTSADLDAAVRIIAGSARSMGIEVEGV